In the Methylomonas rhizoryzae genome, one interval contains:
- a CDS encoding DUF2721 domain-containing protein — protein MDALDNIPTVAHAIQQAVAPVFLLTGVGSILSVLTNRLGRAIDRFRRLSEVQEPEEKHRQEMRTLSARARLIHWAISLCTLSALCVCLSIAALFVGVEVRLDLSKAVAFLFIAAMLSLITGLLCFLREIALATGIIQIRR, from the coding sequence ATGGATGCCTTAGATAATATTCCCACCGTGGCGCATGCCATTCAGCAGGCGGTAGCGCCTGTGTTTTTGCTGACCGGCGTCGGCTCTATTTTAAGCGTGTTGACCAATCGTTTGGGCCGGGCCATCGACCGCTTTCGGCGCTTGAGTGAAGTGCAAGAGCCGGAAGAAAAACACCGGCAAGAAATGCGTACCTTGTCGGCGCGTGCGCGGTTAATTCATTGGGCGATCAGCTTGTGTACCTTGTCGGCCTTATGCGTGTGTTTATCCATTGCGGCGCTGTTCGTGGGGGTTGAGGTTCGCCTGGATCTTTCTAAAGCGGTGGCTTTCTTGTTTATTGCTGCGATGCTCTCGCTGATTACCGGATTGCTTTGTTTTCTGCGTGAAATTGCATTAGCGACCGGGATTATCCAAATCCGCCGTTAA
- a CDS encoding ABC transporter substrate-binding protein, translating into MKRSTAYLASLLIVALSGGLVQASEPIRVGVMAGGTLAWELAAMQNEGLLNAAGFEIDSVSTANPQAGKVALQAGSVDIIISDWIWVSGMRAQGSDLSFYPYSDVSGSLLVPAGSPIKSLQDLQGKKLGIAGGELDKNWLLLQALAQKQGFDLNAKLEKVYGAPPILTQQLKAGRIDALLTYWHFAAHLKSQGYQQLLSGEEVIKQLGVEAEVPQMGYVFKSGWAERHKAELESFFALAATARNRLCDSEIAWKRIVPLTGTESVDEQIQLRQGYCAGRVENWGEAEKSATQRVYQWLRKVAQNKLTDKSAQIEPGTFWSAGQ; encoded by the coding sequence ATGAAGAGATCAACAGCATATTTGGCCAGTCTCCTGATAGTAGCACTTAGCGGCGGTTTGGTGCAGGCGTCCGAACCGATACGAGTCGGTGTGATGGCGGGCGGCACTTTAGCCTGGGAATTAGCGGCGATGCAAAACGAAGGGCTTTTGAATGCGGCCGGCTTCGAAATCGACAGCGTTTCAACGGCTAATCCGCAAGCGGGTAAGGTTGCTTTGCAGGCCGGCAGCGTAGACATCATTATTTCCGATTGGATTTGGGTGTCTGGGATGAGGGCGCAAGGCAGCGATTTGAGCTTTTATCCTTATTCCGACGTGTCCGGTAGCTTGCTGGTTCCTGCCGGCAGTCCGATCAAAAGTCTGCAAGACTTGCAAGGTAAAAAATTAGGTATAGCCGGCGGCGAATTGGACAAAAACTGGTTGTTGCTGCAGGCCTTGGCGCAAAAACAGGGTTTCGATTTAAATGCTAAGCTGGAAAAAGTCTACGGCGCTCCGCCGATTTTAACTCAGCAATTGAAAGCCGGTCGTATCGATGCCTTATTAACCTACTGGCACTTTGCGGCGCACTTGAAATCGCAAGGCTATCAGCAGTTGTTGAGCGGCGAAGAAGTCATCAAGCAATTGGGGGTCGAAGCCGAGGTACCGCAAATGGGCTATGTGTTCAAATCCGGCTGGGCGGAGCGGCATAAGGCCGAACTGGAAAGCTTTTTTGCTTTAGCCGCAACGGCTAGAAACCGTTTATGCGATTCGGAAATTGCTTGGAAGCGGATCGTGCCGCTGACCGGTACCGAAAGCGTCGACGAGCAAATTCAGCTGCGGCAGGGCTATTGCGCAGGCCGGGTGGAAAACTGGGGCGAAGCGGAAAAGTCCGCTACGCAGCGTGTGTATCAGTGGCTGCGAAAAGTCGCGCAAAATAAATTGACCGACAAATCCGCACAGATAGAGCCCGGCACTTTTTGGTCAGCAGGTCAATGA